Proteins from one Sarcophilus harrisii chromosome 2, mSarHar1.11, whole genome shotgun sequence genomic window:
- the NDFIP1 gene encoding NEDD4 family-interacting protein 1 isoform X1, with translation MAAAAEPSSGSRYQQLQNEEESGEPERVVSDAPPPYSSISAESATYFDYKDESGFPKPPSYNVATTLPTYDEAERTKAEATIPLVPGRDDDFVARDDFDDADQLRIGNDGIFMLTFFMAFLFNWIGFFLSFCLTTSAAGRYGAISGFGLSLIKWILIVRFSTYFPGYFDGQYWLWWVFLILGFLLFLRGFINYAKVRKMPDTFSTLPRTRVLFIY, from the exons tTGCAGAATGAGGAAGAGTCTGGAGAGCCTGAGCGAGTTGTTAGTGATGCTCCTCCCCCGTACAGCAGCATCTCTGCAGAGAGTGCAA CATATTTTGACTACAAAGATGAATCTGGATTTCCCAAGCCCCCTTCTTACAATGTGGCTACCACATTGCCTACTTATGATGAAGCAGAAAGGACCAAGGCTGAAGCTACCATCCCCTTGGTTCCTGGGAGA GATGATGATTTTGTAGCAAGGGATGATTTTGATGATGCTGACCAGCTGAGGATAGGAAATGATGGGATATTCATGTTAACTTTTTTCA tgGCATTCCTCTTTAACTGGATTGgatttttcctgtctttctgtctgaCCACCTCAGCTGCAGGAAGATATGGGGCCATTTCAGGGTTTGGTCTATCTTTAATTAAGTGGATCTTGATTGTCAGG ttttccacTTATTTCCCTGGCTACTTTGATGGTCAGTATTGGCTCTGGTGGGTTTTCCTTATATTAG GCTTTCTTCTGTTCCTCAGAGGATTTATCAATTATGCAAAGGTTCGGAAGATGCCAGATACTTTTTCAACCCTCCCCAGGACCAGAGTTCTCTTTATTTACTAA
- the NDFIP1 gene encoding NEDD4 family-interacting protein 1 isoform X2, with protein sequence MATCPWKLQNEEESGEPERVVSDAPPPYSSISAESATYFDYKDESGFPKPPSYNVATTLPTYDEAERTKAEATIPLVPGRDDDFVARDDFDDADQLRIGNDGIFMLTFFMAFLFNWIGFFLSFCLTTSAAGRYGAISGFGLSLIKWILIVRFSTYFPGYFDGQYWLWWVFLILGFLLFLRGFINYAKVRKMPDTFSTLPRTRVLFIY encoded by the exons tTGCAGAATGAGGAAGAGTCTGGAGAGCCTGAGCGAGTTGTTAGTGATGCTCCTCCCCCGTACAGCAGCATCTCTGCAGAGAGTGCAA CATATTTTGACTACAAAGATGAATCTGGATTTCCCAAGCCCCCTTCTTACAATGTGGCTACCACATTGCCTACTTATGATGAAGCAGAAAGGACCAAGGCTGAAGCTACCATCCCCTTGGTTCCTGGGAGA GATGATGATTTTGTAGCAAGGGATGATTTTGATGATGCTGACCAGCTGAGGATAGGAAATGATGGGATATTCATGTTAACTTTTTTCA tgGCATTCCTCTTTAACTGGATTGgatttttcctgtctttctgtctgaCCACCTCAGCTGCAGGAAGATATGGGGCCATTTCAGGGTTTGGTCTATCTTTAATTAAGTGGATCTTGATTGTCAGG ttttccacTTATTTCCCTGGCTACTTTGATGGTCAGTATTGGCTCTGGTGGGTTTTCCTTATATTAG GCTTTCTTCTGTTCCTCAGAGGATTTATCAATTATGCAAAGGTTCGGAAGATGCCAGATACTTTTTCAACCCTCCCCAGGACCAGAGTTCTCTTTATTTACTAA